aacgaaaggggtgccacggcaacaacaacgaaaatggtgccacgacaacattccgatgatccgataactcattgagataccggtgcaaaagagcaagtgtgcggatgtgcgaaacatgcaaaacatggtggggtgatcccgattaccgggtgtcccacatgtcggtggcatggaaacAAGGAACGCGCAAGCGACAATTGGGACACGGTTTGAACATGAGCAACTCATACATCACaatcattcgttcacgggcgtcgtctcggcggttataccttcgaagcgtgcattttcggagtggatcgggttcgacggtagtggaagtagttgttcacgggtcgccgagggaagtagtggtacacggcgacggtagtggtacacgttttcgtagatgttcggggtcgtcggtagaggtacttgacgtccacggggtcgacGCTAGAGttacacacgttgtcggggtacttgttgtTCCGGTCTTGGTGTCCGTAGATGTACACGGCaatcgtagtggtacttggcggttccgtgtagtcgaacttgacgatccgAGGGGGTACTTGGCGCATCACCGGATAGTTGTACAtgggtcaaacagaggcattgacacATCTGAAGGGGCATCGAGGGACTTGTCAAGGCCCTGCCTCGGGAGGTCACAGGAGGTGCGTGGAGGTAGCTCGAGCTGCTGGTCGTCGGGGCATGGCCGAGCAGCGGCTGGAAGAAGTGGCCGGCGTTGGTCTTGGCATGAAGCaagggaggcggagctcctgctagGGCGATGGCGGCGAGCAGGCAATGGAACTTGGCGTCGACGTACAGGCGCAGCCGAGAGGAGCAACGACTGGAACGTGCAGCAGTGGGCGAGGGACTCCGGGACGCGCGGAGGTCGAGGAACTCGGCCGGTGGCGTGGCTTGGAGCAGATCGGGCGCGAGGAAGGTCGGGGCGCCCGAAGCGAACGACGGAGGGGCGCGAAGGGTGGCGCTCGACGCTAAGGAGGTGGAGCAGAGCAAGGGGCGGAGCGGAGCGGACGAGGCTGGCGAGCGGCGTGGAGCTTGACGGCGAGGACTCGAAGCATGGCTCCGACAGCGCCGGGAACAGCGAAGACGGGTGGATCCAGTcggccggcgccggatccgggcaaACGGCAGCGCGAacggagctcggggaggaggagCTTGGGCGCGGTACGGCGGCCTGGTGGCGTTGGCGCTCCTGCGAGCattcatggcggcggcggcctcctgctAGTCGGGTGGCTGGActctggcgacgaggaggaggcagaggggaaCGGAACAAGGGCGCGGcgatggtctctctctctctctgacggcGCATCGAGGGaagaggggatcgagcagggctcTCCTGGCTCGATGCATGAGTGTGTGGGTGGCGGCGGAGGGGAACGGGAGGGGTTGAGGGGTcgagcggctagggttaggagggttaggtgggccggcgttggttggttaggcccaagaggccggctAGGCTGCAAGGCtgcgctctctctctccccctcatatttcttttaatagaaaagaaattagagagaagaaaagaaagagagggttagggaaagaagttggacatggggattatttttccggactcacaaaaatgtgcttgaaccaggaaaaatagaagtgggcaagaccgaaagtttaaattcaaactcatttgatttaaaattcaaatggtttgaataggaagcgagggttgggaaggtccaaaaatgttgagaattttggtggGGCTTCGGTAGATGAAGAAAGAATTATAGACAAGGTTAGAGAGATCGACTCAAAGCAGAAAAGGCATAGGAttaattttgcacgtgtgttatggtgattcccaaagaatggaatactttgttatagctccctaataatattgggaggatatgttataaagagaaaacaccatgtgaattccctcgatttaaatggattgaagatccatacaatttatttatctgaGTATTTTTAAAAAaaaggttgcatgatgacatgatgcaatgcaagagatgcaacaaacaaaacaaatcacacgacgaaactcagagcatccggaagtcttctggagcgtcggtctcggggcgttacatccgagtcggtgtcgtcgatgatgatgtaattctccaggcaagtagaatcgtcgtcatctcctcctggagctgggtctcccatgaaaacttctagcttctttgtcaggtcgccattcttctctactagtgcgacgatttcctccatataatcctcgcgtgtagccttgagttcttcctccagttccatgatcctagtctttgccttcttcagatctatcatgtctgcacacatctggttctcctggcgacgaatgtgctggtttaactcctggatgaaagctgcaatagatctatccttcctggtactgatcatctcccattgcttgtctcggcgcccacaaatctgattgatagtatccttgagattattgtggtacacttctccaatgtgtcccatggtgatgtgggctgccatgctctttcctagactccaggttggtgcatcaaaggaaaactctatgggctcagtgactagcgtgaacgtccttcctggaacttgaacttgaatcatccagcgctcctcttctggtagtgtggcgttgtaggtccctgaagcttggtattcctatgttcaggtacttagtaacttccttcaagtgtcgtccaaaaggtgtatcctcatctggttgcgcgaacttgttccttgcatccgccatcctaaaagagtggaagaaaggagaggagtcagaaatgagaagagagtagtgatctagggctttagcttagtggtcgtgtcctatagtcagcgtgtgccctgataccatctctgtagcgaccagacctcaaacagtctagtctccgtgcatcagtgtcatccctggatcggtaatgctgacacgcacagtactttgaaggatttataatagagtagcaatcacacacttattacatcgaatagttcaagagaactcaatacaaataaatatggcttaaggccatctaaatacgataacagcggaaggcttggaagataaagtgagtccatcaactccaacggcatcactgagtataagaccacgacctaaggctccttactcgtcgtctgaaaagtctgcaacatgatatgttgcagcccgaaaacgggtcagcacatggaatatgctggcaaagtaacacatagagagtaatgaacagaataatgctatcactacatgcatatttggctggtggaaagctctatggttgcagttttgcgaaaagccaatttttccctaccacaaaggaataaattttatttaactatcatggtggttgttaaacattgagaaggtacctccaactcaatcccaattaagaacgtgattaacccaatcaaattaaattaagtaacatgatgatgagattcacatgataatccaagaactagatactcaagatgtccataaccggggacacggctaatcatgattagtttgtacactctgcagaggtttgcgcacttttccccacaagactcgatcgcctccgcttgatttctcgcactacaaggtgtttgagaaacggatgaccgagacacagtctttcagaaacactactctttactccgggtggacagttacacctactttcccctacatctgctagcccacctcttcaagaggtcatgtaacctatcaactatgctagagcccataatagcttgtggctgcacacggcagtttctagcatgaataatctcatgatccgtttgagcctgggtggcggtccataggatgatcacacgggtactccgggatatccaaaaaaatacaggcaacactggattctccaggtgcctcaatccacccagatgtttatttaagtagccaccttaagttgaaccataaattaataatctcacatctgtcatgaagaattcactcaaacccaatccacgtctacgaccatagcatagcaatataagcaaacgtagaagtaactcccaagggtttgatattaaaCAGGGCAACAGGTACTACCTCTTCtaattcccaaaacccacatattaatcagatcctaatcatgcaattgtttgaggattgatctaatgcaataaaactgggtggtaaagaggtatgatcaaactgttacttgccttgctgatggtccgtgaaacctagagactcgtagtagcacgcttcgcactccgggtactctatcgcaaacaaacaatacatacataagcaatcaagcaagggtgcacgagtaaaactcaaaataagagatctaaccagaaagttcaacttaagaactccggtttacaaaaagaatcaaatcgaacgaagcaacgaaactcaaacggcgaaagaaacaagcttcgtttactaatctggacttaagtcaaattttaaagtagcaaaaacttgtttgagttggttaaacggaaagagggtttcgagacgaaactttaggcacttgaatcgcctgattccgataagcgagcgaaaagttatactaaaacgaaaaacagatcggaaatcgtgatcagaaataatcgcggaaaatccgagaaaaagaaaactgacgaacaggctaacgaacgaacgttcgctgtctgtgaaaaaaaaacgaaaaccgttcgttaaaacgaacgaacgagtgttcgctaaataaactaaaccggaaaaaaaacaTATCTAGGGTTTTTCtataaaaccgaacgaaaaaccggacgggaaaaccgaacagttttctcaaggaaaaccgccggcggcggggcggcggctacctccggcgaggggcgacggggcggctccggcgaggcggcggggtcggtgggaggcggggtcgggcggcggaactccggcgtcgggcggcggggtcggcggcggcggcagatcgggcgacggcgtcgggcggcggcggcggcacgcggcggcggcttagggttagggtttcggcggcTCGGGCGGCTTGGGCTATCGGGGCCGAGggcggcgccttataaaggcctggcCAGGCGGAGGGGtcgaacacggcccaaagtcggtttcgcgattttttttaaataatttcgcacagaaaaataaataaaataaatactaaacggactccaaaaatcccaaaagaAATTTTCCCGACTTCTAAagtcaagccggacaagatgaacatttatttggggcctaaatgcaattttgaaaaacgcgtatttttcctagttcaaataaaatcaaataaaaatcaaatatttatttttaatatttttcctccaatatttcattatttttggagaagtcattttatcttctctcatatattttgatatgaaatattttcagagagaaaaataataaaaacaaatgatcctattttcaaaatttgagaaaacccaaatatgaaaataacgaaatccccaactctctccgtgggtcgttgagttgcgtggaatttctaggattgtaaatcaaaatgcaataaagtatgatatgcatgatgatctaatgtataacattccaaattgaaaatttaagGATGTTACATAAATACTGAAACTATTTGTCGTACCTCCGAAGTAATTTTATAGCTGTCGTAAGCTATTATTCCGAggtgatcccatctggagacctgttCCAAAGCCCCGCCGGAAGCCATTGCCGGAGCCATCTTCATCAACTTATTGTCTTcatgaccatgtgtgagtagttccaccaggacctacgggtccatagtagtagctagacgGGTCTCTTTGTTTctggatcttcaataccatgttctcattCTCGATTGAGATCAATCCGATGTAATTTTGTGGTGTGTTTCTTTGGACATGATGAATTGTCACTATATGATTAGATTGTTTATTGAAATTAATTGAATCTTTTGAGGTTTTGTTGTTGCATAATTAAATTGCTTTGTATGCTCTTCGATCTATGTCTATCTTCTTTGGCCAAATTTGATGGGTTTTTCTTCAAAGGGAGttatgctttgtagtgggttcaatcttgcgatgctcttACCGAGTGACAATAAGGgccaagacacatattgtattgttgccactaaggacaAAACGACGGGGTTTTGTCATATTGATTGACTTCTTCCTGTATTATGTCATCTTTGTTGCCATACTATGTTTGCTGCAAACTTAATACCTTGATGTGCTTGCTGGATAGCTATTTTGGAGTGAAGTATTAGTAATAGAGGCAATTGAATTAATGGTCTATTTATCACAGACGTAATGCCTATTGAGATTATGCCATATATAAATTATCATAGTTATGAATATTGCAATCCGGTCAATCTCAGCCAAAAGAACCAAGGTCCCACCTGAAATCCGAACATATTTAACACATATTTCACCTAATTCGTGAATTGGGGGAGCATGGGGATGTAAAGATATGCAATATACACACATACCGGAATGTGTTAGATCCATTGACGAAGCCTctaccacaagcaaagcatgagCAACACCAGAATGTCATAGATGTTAGTAGCTTATGTAttgattagattattgactctagtgcaagtaagAGTGTCTTGGAAATACACCCAAAATACAATAATAAAGTTGATATTATTCTATTTCCATGCTCATAATTAAGTTTATCTTCTGTTCTACAATTGCCATCGTTCTTGAATAGGAGATACGAAGGAAGACCTATTTGCATGTGTGCAAACATAAACACCATGCAGATCCCTAGTCAGGCATCTGCACTAGCTCATGTAATGTTGATGGTTCTTTTTTTTGTAACCATAAGCTTTGTTAATGTAACGAGTATGCTAACCATAATGAGAATGCATTGTTAGAGTAACAATGGCGTTGATTATACCTAGCTTATGAAATACTGCGAGATCACGTCTTCTTGTTGGTATTTTCGTATAAGTCTTAATTTTTACTTGCCTCCTTAGCCAATGGATAACGGGAGTATGGGCTCCGAAATAATTAGATGATCCAGGAAGTGTTTCGGTAGGTCCTGGGAGTGTCCCGGTGATCCCGGGAATGTCCCAAAAATTACTGTAAAGTCATGAAAGCATCAGAAGGTTTCAGAACCTTCTGAAACATTATAGAATGGTCCTAGTGGGTTAGCCCCCCTTTTCCCTAGGGAAGGGGGGAGGCACCACATGATGCCCAAGTCAAACTGCACCCTATTGCTTTGGGGGGCAAGCCAATCCGAAAGAGGAATCCTAGAAGTACTCCACCTTCTAGGTCAGCCGCCCCTCTCCCACTCacctatatataggtgggagggggagcaCCAGGAGGGGGCACAATCTTTTTTAGTTGCATATCACGTTCCCCTTCACCTATGAAGAAGTAAAATTTGGGTGTAGTCATCTTGTTTCAACAGAGCATCACGAAAAATTGGATCTCACTCTTTATAATTATGTTCTTGCTGGTCATATTGAACACCAGTGACAAAATTATCCACAAGCTGCTCAATCTCTTGGTTGTTTCATATCCAAGGGTTTTGGCTGTTTGCgagtgttttttttttttttgaaatggaggcctTGGTCTCAATTGATTAATTGAGTAGAAGAGAGTTGCCTAGGGGAAAATCCGACGAAAACCAAAATTACAAGCACAAAGGCCGACTGACATGGAGCATGTCAATCGCCAACATGGCACCCGGCCAACCTAAATAACGACAGAAACTCACACGCACCACTGAGAAAAGAACAACCATTGAGACTTCCCATAAGCAACATCGTCATCACTCACCGCCTAGATCCAGCAACAACGTCTTCGCCATGGACGACCACCAACAACGCGATCATCACAACATATGTACGAGGACCGTATCAGCTCATGCCAAACCGTCAACAATAGACAACCACGACTTCGATAACGAGCTTCACAATAGAAATATGCAAGGCTTGCGCCTGCTCGGCCTCCCGAGATGGGCACCATTCGCATATCGTTGTAACCATCAAGACAACTATGGCAGCTCTGCTGcacaaggaatgatgaagcttgaAAAGACCCTTCGGATATGTCGAAAAGACCGTCAACAAAAGCATGTCGCGACTCTGTAGAAACTCGGTGTTGTCATCATCGCCAAACAACTGCCCCGCTATACAGATGCAGGGCAGCCGCCCCAGCATCCACATCGAACGTTCTACCACCGGCTCCGACAATCTTGCCCGCTCCATGATAATGCCTTCAAGAAGGCCAATGGCAAGGAAGTCGCCGCCTTGATCTCTACATCACCGATGGAAACCTTCCGACGGGTGGTAAGACCATCTGCAATGGTGGTTTGTCCGTGAATAATCAACCTAATCTAAAGCCCATGGATGTAGACGCTCCCACCTGCTTCCAACTTCTGAGAAGCAACCAAACTTATCTCGATAACTCAAGGGACTAAGAGATGTCTATGTAGAGTTCCCTTGCGATAACTAGAGACATAGCATGTACACATTTAGCACAAACACAAAATTTGAAGTCATGATTTGAGTATCGCCCTATATGGGCGGGCATGTAACTTTGGTGCGACTATGCCCGTTACGATTAGCAAGTTCACTCTAATGGATATATAGAAACACAACCGATTTCAACAAAACTGGGTGTAAAAAAAAATACAACAGAACATAGTGTCAAGAGTGGCCAAAAGAAGAGCTGGTATGTACTCAAATACtcactccgtcccaaaataactgtctcaaacttagtacaactttatactcaagctagtacaaagttgagacacttattttaagacggagggagtaataaataacTCATAATAAAACATAGCCTAAAAAACTTAGAATAAAACACACAAGAAGAGTTTACGTACAGACATGTAGCCCACTGAAAGAGTGGCGTTTTCTTTTCCCACCAGACACCAACCATGCCATATGCCAACCACACCTGTCACCATTATTTTCGTTTGGCATTGCAGTATTTTACTCACTGGAACACATTCTTTACACACCAGAATCAATAAACGTTGACGACGAGGGCCACGAGGGGGTGCCATCCATGCCAACCCTGCCTGCATAATTAAGTCTGAACTGCAGTCCCTCGTGGAAACTCGGCGACCGGCGAGGCGGCGACCTCACCAGACCCCATCCGGCACCAACCCCGCGCTCCGGGACACCTATTTATAGCTCTCATCGCGCACGCTCTCGGCAACCAAGCAGCCGCTGCAACATAGTACTACAATTACTTTGCACTAGCAACACAACGCTCTGACTGAGCTCATAGCGTTCGCACCTGCCGATCTTAACTAGTTGATCACCGCAGAAATGGCCTCCACCAACAGCTGGACTCACGACATCGAGTCGTCGGTCGCTGCACCGCGCCTGTTCCGTGCCGGAGTCATGGACTGACATACTTTGGCACCCAAGCTCGCGCCCCACATCGTCGCCAGTGCCCACCCCGTCGAGGGCGAAGGCGGCATCGGCAGCGTCAGGCAGTTCAACTTCACCTCAGCCTCCTCAGgtacatatgcatcacatacaaTCCATGCATGTCACCTCAGTCAGGCAGCGGCATAACACGCGATTCTTTGCTCTTGCAGCCATGCCCTTTACCCTCGTGAAGGAGAGGCTCGAGTTCCTGGACGCGGACAAGTGCGAGTGCAAGTCGACCCTTGTGCAGTGGCGTAGCTAGGCggtggccagggtggtccatggaccatccTGGAATTTTCCCATAGCTTGTATATAGTGTAGTAAAAAATATTTCTGTGAAAATAAATAAACTTACCAgtgcaaaaaaaagaaataaataaactTACGTAAAATTTCTATTAATGGACCACCCTTACTTATCGGGCTGGCTACGCCACTGCGAGGGCGGCGGCATCGGCACGGCGATCGAGACCGCGACGTCGCACATCAAGGTGGAGCCGGCGGCCAACGGAGGGAGCTTCGTGAAGGTGGACTCGACGTACAAACTGCTGTCAGGCGTGGAGGTGAATGACGAAATCACCAAGGCCAAGGAATCCGTCACCGCCATCTTTAAGGCCGCCGAGGCCTACCTCATCGCCAACCCTGACGCCTACAACTGAATCAGTTGAGAGGGATAATATATGATTATCATGTCCCTAGTTTGAT
This region of Triticum aestivum cultivar Chinese Spring chromosome 2D, IWGSC CS RefSeq v2.1, whole genome shotgun sequence genomic DNA includes:
- the LOC123050146 gene encoding pathogenesis-related protein 1-like yields the protein MDHPYLSGWLRHCEGGGIGTAIETATSHIKVEPAANGGSFVKVDSTYKLLSGVEVNDEITKAKESVTAIFKAAEAYLIANPDAYN